The following proteins come from a genomic window of Lolium rigidum isolate FL_2022 chromosome 5, APGP_CSIRO_Lrig_0.1, whole genome shotgun sequence:
- the LOC124658093 gene encoding uncharacterized protein LOC124658093 — MDQQNVTPGSTEFRERIHQCMVKVKRGKTCAVGVVIASCATFCYVITDKAIFANPRSKPYTIVFPEGAKQKVKHSDVRFADQLAGFYLEKPHDAAIPNAVILSDQTVVRNQTYYMFYYTSLDKIFSGICGANVTSTGVDTFRHHGNSSCFGGPVINDERQLIGISTREDCFLALGAQAIRSELLAILREDDSFVEFSWTMDGIVQYIRNMHAPQKKSLPLQEPLV; from the exons ATGGATCAGCAG AATGTGACTCCGGGTTCCACTGAATTTCGCGAAAGGATTCATCAATGTATGGTTAAGGTGAAGCGTGGCAAGACTTGTGCTGTTGGTGTGGTGATTGCATCGTGTGCTACGTTCTGCTACGTAATAACAGATAAGGCTATCTTTGCAAATCCAAGATCAAAGCCATATACCATTGTATTTCCAGAAGGAGCCAAGCAGAAAGTGAAGCATTCAGATGTACGATTCGCAGATCAGTTGGCTGGATTTTACCTTGAAAAGCCTCATGACGCCGCAATTCCAAATGCAGTCATTCTAAGTGATCAAACTGTTGTGAGGAATCAGACATATTATATGTTTTACTACACATCTTTAGATAAAATATTTAGCGGCATATGTGGAGCCAATGTGAC CTCTACAGGTGTGGACACCTTTAGGCATCATGGTAATAGTTCGTGTTTTGGTGGACCTGTCATTAACGATGAACGTCAACTTATTGGTATTTCAACAAGGGAGGACTGCTTTCTTGCTCTTGGTGCTCAAGCAATCAGGAGTGAACTTTTAGCTATTCTTCGTGAGGATGATAGCTTCGTGGAATTTAGCTGG ACCATGGATGGTATTGTACAGTACATACGAAATATGCATGCACCACAAAAAAAGAG TTTGCCGCTCCAAGAACCATTGGTGTGA